A region of Streptomyces halobius DNA encodes the following proteins:
- a CDS encoding FAD-dependent monooxygenase, protein MIDVIVAGGGPTGLMLAGELRLHGVRTVVLEKSAEPTGQSRGLGLHVRSVEVMDQRGLLDRFLAVSERFKVGGPFAGIATPWPDRLDTAHPYGLATPQPVTERLLNERALELGAEIRRGCEVVGLSQDEDGVTVELANGGTPARGGLASGGTPGKGGVAAGDGGGTHLRSRYLVGCDGGRSVVRKRLGVAFPGEPAKVETLLGEMELTEDPATVAAIVAEVRKTQLRFGAIPDVDGNEGVYRLVVPADGVAEDRATAPTLDEFKQQLRAFAGTDFGAHSPRWLSRFGDATRQAERYRVGRVLLAGDAAHIHPPTGGQGLNLGVQDAFNLGWKMAAAVNGWAPEGLLDSYHAERHPVGARVLDNTRAQITLLGTDPGATALRELFSKLMDFEEANRYVTEMITAVGVRYDFGEGHELLGRRLRDVGLKRGRLYELMHGGRGLLLDQTGRLSVAGWADRIDHVVDVSEELDVPAVLLRPDGHVAWVGEDQQDLLSRLPQWFGAAVS, encoded by the coding sequence ATGATCGACGTGATCGTTGCCGGCGGTGGACCGACCGGGTTGATGCTGGCCGGCGAGCTGCGGCTGCACGGTGTACGAACGGTCGTGCTGGAGAAGTCGGCCGAGCCGACCGGGCAGTCCCGAGGGCTCGGCCTGCATGTGCGCAGCGTCGAGGTGATGGATCAGCGCGGCCTGCTGGACCGGTTCCTCGCGGTCAGCGAGCGGTTCAAGGTTGGTGGTCCCTTCGCCGGCATCGCCACGCCGTGGCCGGACCGGCTGGACACGGCGCACCCGTACGGCCTGGCCACCCCGCAGCCGGTCACCGAGCGGCTGCTCAACGAGCGTGCCCTCGAACTCGGTGCCGAGATCCGGCGTGGCTGCGAGGTGGTCGGGCTGAGCCAGGACGAGGACGGGGTGACCGTCGAGCTGGCGAATGGGGGTACCCCTGCCCGTGGGGGCCTAGCCAGTGGGGGGACCCCCGGCAAGGGGGGCGTAGCCGCCGGGGACGGGGGAGGCACGCACCTGCGCTCGCGCTATCTCGTCGGGTGCGACGGCGGCCGCAGTGTGGTGCGCAAGCGGCTCGGCGTCGCTTTCCCCGGCGAGCCCGCCAAGGTCGAGACGCTGCTGGGCGAGATGGAGCTCACCGAGGATCCGGCGACGGTTGCCGCCATCGTCGCGGAAGTCCGCAAGACCCAACTGCGGTTCGGCGCCATTCCCGACGTGGACGGGAACGAGGGGGTGTACCGCCTCGTCGTGCCCGCCGACGGCGTGGCAGAGGACCGTGCGACCGCGCCGACCCTCGATGAGTTCAAGCAGCAGCTGCGGGCCTTCGCGGGCACCGACTTCGGCGCGCACTCGCCGCGCTGGCTCTCCCGGTTCGGCGACGCCACCCGGCAGGCCGAGCGCTACCGGGTCGGACGGGTGCTGCTGGCCGGCGACGCGGCGCACATCCACCCGCCGACCGGCGGGCAGGGGCTCAACCTCGGCGTGCAGGACGCGTTCAACCTCGGCTGGAAGATGGCCGCCGCGGTCAACGGCTGGGCGCCGGAGGGGCTGCTGGACAGCTACCACGCCGAACGGCACCCGGTGGGCGCCCGCGTGCTGGACAACACCCGTGCGCAGATCACGCTGCTGGGGACCGATCCGGGTGCGACCGCGCTGCGGGAGCTGTTCTCGAAGCTGATGGACTTCGAGGAGGCGAACCGGTACGTGACCGAGATGATCACTGCGGTGGGGGTCCGCTACGACTTCGGCGAGGGCCACGAACTGCTCGGCCGACGGCTGCGGGACGTGGGGCTGAAGCGGGGGCGCCTTTACGAGCTGATGCACGGCGGCCGCGGACTGCTGCTCGACCAGACCGGCCGGCTCTCGGTGGCGGGCTGGGCGGATCGAATCGACCACGTCGTCGACGTCAGTGAGGAACTGGACGTGCCCGCGGTGCTGCTGCGGCCGGACGGCCACGTGGCGTGGGTCGGTGAGGATCAGCAGGATCTGCTCAGTCGGCTGCCACAGTGGTTCGGCGCTGCCGTCAGCTGA
- a CDS encoding flavin reductase family protein, with amino-acid sequence MAATAVRYLRSAGAPTTAAASPNLPSPSAPLPRPALWAVRENERAPLDPDEFRAVLGHFASGVTVITASDNASVPAGFACQSFASLSLDPPLVTFMVARTSTTWPRIARAGAFCVNILGAGQGELCRGFAVSGGDKFAGVSYAAAPATGSPRLADVPAWVDCTIQAVHTGGDHLIVVGRVKALGTDPAASESGPLLFHRGAFGHFTV; translated from the coding sequence ATGGCGGCCACAGCGGTGCGGTATCTGCGCTCGGCCGGCGCGCCGACCACGGCCGCCGCCTCGCCCAACCTCCCGTCCCCCTCCGCCCCGTTGCCACGCCCCGCCCTGTGGGCCGTACGCGAGAACGAGCGCGCCCCGTTGGACCCGGACGAATTCCGCGCCGTCCTGGGGCACTTCGCGAGCGGCGTCACCGTCATCACCGCATCGGACAACGCGAGCGTCCCGGCCGGCTTCGCGTGCCAGTCCTTCGCCTCGCTCTCCCTCGATCCGCCCCTGGTCACCTTCATGGTGGCGCGTACGTCGACCACCTGGCCACGGATCGCCCGCGCCGGGGCCTTCTGCGTCAACATCCTCGGCGCCGGGCAGGGCGAGCTGTGCCGCGGCTTCGCGGTCAGCGGCGGCGACAAGTTCGCCGGCGTCTCGTACGCGGCGGCCCCGGCGACCGGTTCGCCACGGCTGGCGGACGTCCCCGCCTGGGTCGACTGCACGATCCAGGCGGTGCATACGGGAGGCGACCACCTCATCGTGGTCGGCCGGGTGAAGGCCCTCGGGACGGACCCGGCCGCGTCGGAGAGCGGCCCGCTCCTCTTCCACCGGGGCGCCTTCGGACACTTCACCGTGTAA